A region from the Aegilops tauschii subsp. strangulata cultivar AL8/78 chromosome 5, Aet v6.0, whole genome shotgun sequence genome encodes:
- the LOC109775674 gene encoding malvidin galactosylase UGT88C3, with product MAAAPTPTLVLLPEWGAGHLMSMLESCKRVLLRGGRAFSITLLVMRPPTAQATSQVEEHVRREAVSGLDIRFHRLPAVDPPADAAGVEDFIARYIQLHAPHVRDAVAGMSCPVAALVLDLFAAPMVDVARGLGVPSYVFMSSTGAMLALMLHLPVLHRVVTVGFDELDGEVHVPGLPPVPPECLPCPVVDKKSPNYTWFLRLGDSFMDATGIIANTADGLEPGPLAAVADGRAVPGRPAPPVYPVGPVLSHGSSASKKDSSSEPPHQCVAWLDAQPPASVVFLCFGSMGWFEPAQVVEITAALERCGHRFLWVLRGPPSSKSGAGAPDGSEHPTDANLEELLPEGFLRRTEGKGLVWPTWAPQKEILAHPAVGGFVTHSGWNSVLESLWHGIPMAPWPLYAEQHLNAFELVADMGVAVPLKVDRKRDNFVEAAELERAVRCLMGEEGRKAREKAAEMRDVCRKAVEKGGSSDAALQRLSEALHDGAVPPTI from the coding sequence ATGGCAGCTGCTCCGACGCCCACGCTGGTGCTGCTGCCGGAGTGGGGCGCCGGGCACCTCATGTCCATGCTCGAGTCCTGCAAGCGCGTCCTCCTCCGCGGCGGCCGCGCCTTCTCCATCACGCTGCTCGTCATGCGCCCGCCCACCGCGCAGGCCACCTCCCAGGTCGAGGAGCACGTCCGCCGCGAGGCCGTATCCGGCCTCGACATCCGCTTCCACCGCCTCCCCGCCGTCGACCCTCCGGCCGACGCCGCCGGGGTCGAGGACTTCATCGCGCGCTACATCCAGCTCCACGCGCCCCACGTCCGGGACGCCGTCGCGGGGATGTCCTGCCCCGTCGCCGCGCTCGTGCTCGACCTCTTCGCGGCGCCCATGGTCGACGTGGCCCGCGGGCTGGGCGTGCCGTCCTACGTCTTCATGTCCTCCACCGGCGCCATGCTCGCGCTCATGCTCCACCTGCCCGTGCTCCACCGCGTGGTCACCGTGGGGTTCGACGAGCTGGACGGGGAGGTGCACGTGCCCGGGCTGCCGCCGGTACCGCCGGAGTGCTTGCCGTGCCCCGTGGTGGACAAGAAGAGCCCCAACTACACCTGGTTCCTGCGCCTCGGCGACAGCTTCATGGACGCCACCGGGATCATCGCCAACACCGCGGACGGGCTCGAGCCGGGGCCCCTcgcggccgtcgccgacggccgCGCCGTGCCAGGGCGCCCCGCGCCGCCGGTGTACCCCGTCGGCCCCGTGCTCTCGCACGGCAGCAGCGCCAGCAAGAAGGATTCCTCGTCGGAGCCACCGCACCAGTGCGTCGCCTGGCTGGACGCGCAGCCGCCGGCGTCGGTGGTGTTCCTCTGCTTCGGGAGCATGGGCTGGTTCGAGCCGGCGCAGGTGGTGGAGATCACCGCCGCGCTGGAGCGGTGCGGCCACCGCTTCCTGTGGGTCCTGCGCGGCCCGCCTTCCTCCAAGTCCGGCGCCGGCGCGCCGGACGGGTCGGAGCACCCGACGGACGCGAACCTGGAGGAGCTGCTCCCGGAAGGGTTCCTGCGGCGGACGGAGGGCAAGGGCCTGGTGTGGCCGACGTGGGCGCCGCAGAAGGAGATCCTGGCGCACCCGGCGGTGGGAGGGTTCGTGACGCACAGCGGGTGGAACTCGGTGCTGGAGAGCCTGTGGCACGGCATACCTATGGCGCCGTGGCCGCTGTACGCGGAGCAGCACCTGAACGCgttcgagctcgtcgccgacatGGGCGTGGCCGTGCCGCTGAAGGTGGACCGGAAGCGGGACAACTTCGTGGAGGCGGCGGAGCTGGAGCGAGCGGTGAGGTGCCTGATGGGCGAGGAGGGGAGGAAGGCCAGGGAGAAGGCCGCCGAGATGAGGGACGTCTGCCGCAAGGCCGTGGAGAAGGGCGGCTCCTCCGACGCTGCGCTGCAGAGGCTCTCGGAGGCGCTCCACGACGGCGCGGTGCCCCCGACCATATGA